GCCAGGTACATCAGCATAGTTCCCATCTTCATAAGGTGAAATATCTATAGGATTTAATAAATCAATACCATCATATTTTAATCGAGTTCCATAATTTGAAATACTCATTCCAATCCTAAGGCCATTTTCTTTATTACCAGTTGGAGATAAAAATTTAGTGTTAACAATCGCACCAAGATCTAGTGCAAAAGCCTTTGCCGTAGAATGCCATATTTTCGAATTAATTAATTTTGCTGATACCCCAAAAGAAAACCATTGTACAATTTTACGTGAGTACGTTAAAGCAGCACTAAATTCATTCGCAGCGAATTGCTCGCCAGTCCCCTCCTGCTGAGCCATGGTTGTTACTTCCATATCTCCATAACCCATATGAGTCAAACTAAAGGCAAAAGTCCCTAAGCGTTTTACATGAATCGTTGAACCAATAAACATCATATTAATATCAAGAACCCAAGGCTGCTTCATAAAAGCATTTTCATTCCGCTCCACAAACGCCAATGCAGCAGGATTCCAGTAAACCGATGTTGGACCATCTGCAAAAGTGACTCC
This is a stretch of genomic DNA from Candidatus Neomarinimicrobiota bacterium. It encodes these proteins:
- a CDS encoding PorV/PorQ family protein; translated protein: MRRFQIIILFFTLNIVSAQNIYRYGSTAVNFLEIGVGSANAAMGDAGVTFADGPTSVYWNPAALAFVERNENAFMKQPWVLDINMMFIGSTIHVKRLGTFAFSLTHMGYGDMEVTTMAQQEGTGEQFAANEFSAALTYSRKIVQWFSFGVSAKLINSKIWHSTAKAFALDLGAIVNTKFLSPTGNKENGLRIGMSISNYGTRLKYDGIDLLNPIDISPYEDGNYADVPGQFRPNQWELPLLFRIGIGLKPIYSELHRLTIAVDAVHPNNNAEYINMGGQYEFRMAGMGSLYLRSGYKSLYMPDSQFGMTYGGGLKINLMGNQSFQIDYAHRSMDIFGGLNSYTISIAF